The Pseudomonas cucumis sequence CGCCGCCAGACAGTACATAGTCGCCAATCGACCACTCTTCATCGACATGAGCATCAATAAAACGCTCGTCAATGCCTTCATAGCGGCCGGCAATCAGGATCAATGCATCCAGATTCACCAACTCGCGTACCGCCGACTGATTCAGTTGACGGCCTTGGGGGGACAGGTAAATTACCTTCGCCGCCTCCCCGGCTGCAGCCTTGGCCTGAACCAGAGCATCTTCCAGGGGCTTGATCTTCATCACCATGCCCGGACCACCGCCAAATGGGCGATCATCCACAGTGTGATGTCGATCCGTCGTGTAGTCTCGCGGATTCCAACAGGTGAGCTGCAACAGCCCCTGCTTCACCGCCCGACTGGTGATGCCGTACTCGCTGATGGCGGAGAACATCTCGGGAAACAAACTGATCACTTCTACGCGCAGGTTAGCCACGTTTAGAAGTCCGCATCCCATTCCACCTTCATCTCGCCTGCGGCAAGGTCGACAGCCAACACGCATTGCTCCGTATAGGGCAACAGGCGTTCGCGATCATCCAGGCTGCCAGCGCAAGGCTTGACCACCATTACATCATTGGCGCCGGTTTCCAGAAGATGATCGATTTTCCCGAGCAATTGCCCGAGTTGATCAATAACCTTCAGACCTTCCAGCTGGTACCAGTAGTACTCGCCGTCGGTCAATTCAGGGAACAGGTTGCGCGGCACACAGATCTCATAACCAGCCAGAAGACGCGCTTCTTCACGATCATCAAGACCCTTGAGCTTTGCGACCAGGAACTTGTCGCTCCCTCGTCCGCTGACCAGCTCGACCTGCTTCACATTGCCTTCGCGCTTGAGCGTCCAGGTTTTGTACTGCAACAGGTTTTCAGTCGGATCAGTAAAGGAATACACCTTCACTTCGCCGCGAACGCCATGAACAGAATAAATTTTGCCAATAACGATCAAATCATCGGCAACAGCTGGCGTCGCGCTCATATAGCTCAGGCCGCAGCCTTAGCAGATTCCTTCAACAACTGAGCAACGCGCTCAGAAGGTTGTGCACCAACGCTCAGCCAGTAGGCTACGCGCTCTTGGTTCACGGACAGACGAACTTCTTGACCACGAGCAACAGGGTTGAAGAAACCAACCTGTTCCTTGTGCGAACCGTCGCGCGGGTTGCGGCTGTCGGTTACGGTCAAGTGGTAAAACGGGCGCTTTTTGGAGCCGCCAAGGGCAAGACGGATTGTTAGCATGTGAACATCGTTCCTGTAGTCGGTGCTGCAAATCTAAAGGCACAGCGGGCATAGGTGCCCGAAAGGCCGCATATTCTAAGGAATATCCGGACTTTTGCAAATGTCTTTTTCCGGCGCTCTACCAGCCGCCATCCAGATTTGCTATAGAGCCGTCGTTGAAAACGGCCAGTCAGCTCCCGCCAAGTGCGGGTTTGCTGGAGATCCCACGTCCATGTGGGCAGCGCCGACATGACTGCCGGCGCGAATCTTTTACATTTTCGGCATGCCGCCGCCGGGCAACATACCGCCCATGCCGCGCATCATTTTGGCCATTCCGCCTTTCGCGGAGAACTTCTTCATCATCTTCTGCATCTGCTTGTGCTGCTTGATCAAGCGACCGATGTCCTGCACCTGAGTGCCGGAACCCATGGCAATCCGACGCTTGCGCGAACCGCTGATCAGCTCAGGGTCGCGGCGCTCGGCCGGGGTCATGGAGTTGATGATGGCTTCCATCTGCTTGAACTGTTTCTCTGCCGCGCCCTGGGCGTTGCCCATTTGCGCCAGGTTCACACCACCCATGTTCGGCAGTTTGTCCATGAGGCCGCCGAGGCCGCCCATGTTTTTCATCTGTTGCAGCTGATCGCGGAAGTCTTCGAGGTCGAAGCCCTTGCCCTTCTTCAGCTTCTTGGCCAGTTTATCGGCCTTGTCTTTGTCGAGGGTCTGCTCGGCCTGCTCGATCAGGCTGAGCACGTCGCCCATGCCGAGGATGCGCGACGCAATACGCTCAGGATGGAACGGCTCGAGCGCTTCGCTCTTCTCGCCCATACCGATGAACTTGATCGGCTTGCCGGTGATGGCACGTACCGACAGCGCCGCACCGCCACGGGCATCGCCGTCGACCTTGGTCAGGATCACACCGGTCAGCGGCAGCGCATCGCCGAAGGCCTTGGCCGTGTTGGCGGCGTCCTGGCCGGTCATGGCATCGACCACGAACAGGGTTTCAACGGGGTTGATCGCGGCATGCAGCGCCTTGATCTCGCTCATCATCTCTTCGTCGATGTGCAGACGACCGGCGGTATCGACGATAACCACGTCGATGAATTTCAGTTTTGCTTCTTTAATAGCCGCTTGCGCGATGTCGACCGGCTTCTGGCTCAGGTCGGACGGGAAGAAGGTTACGCCAACTTCACCCGCAAGCATTTCAAGCTGCTTGATCGCCGCCGGACGGTAAACGTCCGCGGACACGACCATGACCGACTTCTTCTTGCGCTCTTTAAGGAAGCGCGCGAGTTTGCCGGCGGTGGTGGTTTTACCCGCGCCCTGCAAACCCGCCATCAACACGACGGCAGGAGGAACGGCGCTCAGGTTCAAGTCTTCGTTGGCCGCGCCCATCAGGCTTTCGAGTTCGGCCTGGACGATTTTCACGAAGGCCTGGCCCGGCGTCAGGCTGCGCGACACCTCGGTGCCAACAGCGCGCTCCTTGACCGAGTTGACGAAGTCTTTGACCACCGGCAAGGCGACGTCGGCTTCGAGCAACGCCATGCGCACTTCGCGCAGGGTGTCTTTGATGTTGTCTTCGGTCAGCTTGGCCTTGCCGGTGACATGGCGCAGCGTCTGCGAGAGACGGTCGGTTAAGTTTTCAAACATTGCGCGATCCTTTCAGGCCCTGTGTAGACCGGGATAATGGCGGCCCAGACCGGAATAAACATGTGCTCGGCGAGCCTGCGGCGTGGGCAGGTCGCGGATTATAGCGAAGACTGCGTCTGGCGGACACCTCGCCGTCAGGTTGCATGGTCTTTCGTGCCGTGGGGGTTCTATGCCAAACTCAGCGCCTTTCGGGCTTGCCTAACAGGATTTATGCTCCCCTTGTCACCCAGTTTGCTTACCACCCTCGCCGCCGCCTGCTTATATGCCGCTGCGACCCTCTATCAGGGCACTCGTCTGGCCACCGGCGCCAAGGCGAACAAGCGCCTGTTGGTCACGCTCGGAGTGCTGGCCGTGCTGGCTCACAGTGTCAGCCTGATCACCTATCTGCTGACACCGATCGGCCTGGCCCTGGACTTCTTCAGCGCCGCCAGCCTGATCGCCGCCGCGGTTATTGCCCTGACCCTGCTGGCCTGCTCGCGGATTCCGGTGGAAAACCTGCTGCTATTGCTGTTCCCGCTGGGCGCCGCCACCGTGCTGCTGGCACAGTTCGCCCCCGCCGGTACGGTGCAGATCATTGACGAAGAGCCAGGCATTCTCGCCCACATCCTCTTGTCGATCCTCGCTTACGGCATGTTCACCATCGCGGTGTTCCAGGCTTTGCTGCTGCTGGTTCAGGACCATCAGCTCAAACACAAGCATCCGTCCGGGCTGATCAAGAATTTCCCGCCGCTGCAAACCATGGAAAGCCTGCTGTTTGGTTTCCTCTGGGCCGGCTGGAGCCTGCTGTCGTTGTCGCTGATCTCCGGCTGGCTGTTCGTCGAGAACCTGTTCGCCCAGCACCTGGTGCATAAAACCCTGCTGGCGTGCCTGGCCTGGATCGTGTTCAGCGTGCTGCTATGGGGGCGCAACCGCCTCGGCTGGCGCGGACACAAAGCCATCCGCTGGACCCTTGCCGGTTTTTGCCTGCTGATGCTGGCGTATTTCGGCAGCAAGCTGGTCCGCGAATACATTCTGCATATCTGACGGGCGGCATTAATGGACGATTTGCCCATAG is a genomic window containing:
- a CDS encoding cytochrome C assembly family protein, which translates into the protein MLPLSPSLLTTLAAACLYAAATLYQGTRLATGAKANKRLLVTLGVLAVLAHSVSLITYLLTPIGLALDFFSAASLIAAAVIALTLLACSRIPVENLLLLLFPLGAATVLLAQFAPAGTVQIIDEEPGILAHILLSILAYGMFTIAVFQALLLLVQDHQLKHKHPSGLIKNFPPLQTMESLLFGFLWAGWSLLSLSLISGWLFVENLFAQHLVHKTLLACLAWIVFSVLLWGRNRLGWRGHKAIRWTLAGFCLLMLAYFGSKLVREYILHI
- the trmD gene encoding tRNA (guanosine(37)-N1)-methyltransferase TrmD, coding for MGCGLLNVANLRVEVISLFPEMFSAISEYGITSRAVKQGLLQLTCWNPRDYTTDRHHTVDDRPFGGGPGMVMKIKPLEDALVQAKAAAGEAAKVIYLSPQGRQLNQSAVRELVNLDALILIAGRYEGIDERFIDAHVDEEWSIGDYVLSGGELPAMVLIDAVTRLLPGALGHADSAEEDSFTDGLLDCPHYTRPEVYADQRVPDVLLSGNHAHIRRWRLQQSLGRTFERRADLLESRSLSGEEKKLLEEYIRERDDS
- the ffh gene encoding signal recognition particle protein, whose protein sequence is MFENLTDRLSQTLRHVTGKAKLTEDNIKDTLREVRMALLEADVALPVVKDFVNSVKERAVGTEVSRSLTPGQAFVKIVQAELESLMGAANEDLNLSAVPPAVVLMAGLQGAGKTTTAGKLARFLKERKKKSVMVVSADVYRPAAIKQLEMLAGEVGVTFFPSDLSQKPVDIAQAAIKEAKLKFIDVVIVDTAGRLHIDEEMMSEIKALHAAINPVETLFVVDAMTGQDAANTAKAFGDALPLTGVILTKVDGDARGGAALSVRAITGKPIKFIGMGEKSEALEPFHPERIASRILGMGDVLSLIEQAEQTLDKDKADKLAKKLKKGKGFDLEDFRDQLQQMKNMGGLGGLMDKLPNMGGVNLAQMGNAQGAAEKQFKQMEAIINSMTPAERRDPELISGSRKRRIAMGSGTQVQDIGRLIKQHKQMQKMMKKFSAKGGMAKMMRGMGGMLPGGGMPKM
- the rpsP gene encoding 30S ribosomal protein S16 codes for the protein MLTIRLALGGSKKRPFYHLTVTDSRNPRDGSHKEQVGFFNPVARGQEVRLSVNQERVAYWLSVGAQPSERVAQLLKESAKAAA
- the rimM gene encoding ribosome maturation factor RimM (Essential for efficient processing of 16S rRNA), whose product is MSATPAVADDLIVIGKIYSVHGVRGEVKVYSFTDPTENLLQYKTWTLKREGNVKQVELVSGRGSDKFLVAKLKGLDDREEARLLAGYEICVPRNLFPELTDGEYYWYQLEGLKVIDQLGQLLGKIDHLLETGANDVMVVKPCAGSLDDRERLLPYTEQCVLAVDLAAGEMKVEWDADF